In the genome of Chengkuizengella sediminis, one region contains:
- a CDS encoding MrcB family domain-containing protein codes for MNYNKFIGENIRSLRESKGLSLQQLSHELNVSFTGLSRIESGDQKIDMDFLVKIKDYFGITVNLNQLINREGIEEPESNQLVDTQIGENLKYILNNYLDAKLQSFKGHLIGNYIRNITTNTLINEAGLHKKYFVVGSVGQGQWAEVPWISVFLKSITTTATKGYYIVYLFKSDMSGFYVSLNQGYTYFKEKYGSRLGREKIRKTASLIRSQLNTTPSHLMETKIDLKSKGDLGRGYENGHIYGRYYDLESFSSSEEIISDLTSLLMAYNEIENLIGNRSISQFNDYLLLQDDGQYLDDSKQEMEYQERVNELSKEKKVFEEEKGPRKRPNPTIDKRKKERWPRKANIAAEALHLANYKCTYDENHTTFISKKTNRPFMELHHLVQMNLQTNFEYDLDRIVNLLSLCPTCHRAIHHSIDEVKEQMLRKLYYERRDRLKSVGIEIAFSDLIKAY; via the coding sequence TTGAATTATAATAAGTTTATTGGTGAAAATATTAGGTCTTTGAGAGAGTCTAAAGGGTTGAGTCTGCAACAACTATCCCATGAATTAAATGTTTCTTTTACAGGTTTATCTAGAATAGAGAGTGGGGATCAGAAAATCGACATGGATTTTTTGGTCAAAATAAAAGATTATTTTGGTATAACAGTAAATCTAAATCAATTAATAAATAGAGAGGGTATAGAAGAACCTGAAAGCAATCAGCTAGTAGATACACAAATAGGTGAAAATTTAAAATATATCCTTAATAATTATTTAGATGCTAAACTTCAAAGCTTTAAGGGTCATTTAATTGGAAATTACATACGTAATATAACCACTAATACGTTAATTAATGAAGCTGGATTACATAAAAAGTATTTTGTAGTTGGGTCTGTAGGGCAAGGTCAGTGGGCTGAAGTTCCTTGGATTTCAGTATTCTTAAAGTCAATCACTACAACAGCAACTAAAGGTTACTATATTGTGTATTTGTTTAAATCTGATATGAGTGGGTTCTATGTAAGCTTAAATCAAGGTTATACATATTTTAAAGAAAAGTATGGTTCCAGACTAGGTCGAGAGAAAATTCGTAAAACTGCTTCTTTAATCCGAAGTCAATTAAATACAACGCCTAGTCATCTAATGGAAACTAAAATTGATTTGAAGAGTAAAGGAGACTTAGGGAGAGGATATGAAAACGGACATATTTATGGACGATACTATGATTTAGAATCTTTTTCTAGTTCTGAAGAAATTATTAGTGATTTAACATCACTATTAATGGCATACAATGAAATTGAAAATTTAATAGGAAATCGTTCAATTAGTCAGTTTAATGATTATTTGCTTCTACAAGATGATGGACAATATTTGGATGATAGTAAGCAGGAAATGGAGTATCAAGAGAGAGTAAATGAGCTTTCTAAGGAAAAAAAAGTGTTTGAAGAAGAGAAAGGTCCGAGAAAACGACCTAATCCAACGATTGATAAAAGGAAAAAAGAACGATGGCCACGAAAAGCAAATATAGCAGCAGAAGCATTACATCTAGCAAATTACAAATGTACTTATGATGAAAATCATACTACATTTATCTCGAAAAAAACGAATAGGCCATTCATGGAGTTACATCATCTGGTTCAAATGAATTTACAAACTAATTTTGAATATGACTTGGATCGTATTGTTAACTTGCTAAGTTTGTGTCCTACATGCCATAGAGCTATACACCATAGCATAGATGAAGTAAAGGAACAAATGCTTAGAAAATTATATTATGAAAGGCGAGATAGACTAAAGTCAGTCGGGATTGAGATAGCCTTTAGTGATTTAATAAAAGCTTATTAA